From one Methylomonas paludis genomic stretch:
- a CDS encoding MucB/RseB C-terminal domain-containing protein, with protein sequence MCADSEGGHGFFKETSQKIINHHPIDSSFIINLPSDSADLDKLYTLSNVGQESIAMLPAQIVEIKPVDQLRYARKIWIETQHYLPLKTEVYNPDGEILEQVVFTDLKFSNGTEVDAVESQDNANVHIKHIHASQAEPLENAPFILKNWPAGFKTVFFIRNSLQASQKAVDHLLISDGFSTVSVYLEPKTEQGVQGLHSLGMVNSYSKVIADSQITVLGEVPAQTVETIAQGIVLR encoded by the coding sequence TTGTGTGCTGATAGTGAAGGTGGACATGGTTTTTTTAAGGAAACCAGTCAAAAAATCATTAATCACCATCCCATAGACAGTTCATTCATTATCAATTTGCCCAGCGACAGTGCCGATCTGGATAAGCTTTATACGCTGAGTAATGTGGGTCAGGAATCGATTGCGATGCTGCCGGCTCAGATTGTGGAAATCAAGCCTGTGGATCAATTGCGTTATGCCCGGAAAATCTGGATAGAAACTCAGCATTACCTGCCGTTAAAAACTGAAGTTTATAATCCTGACGGGGAAATTCTGGAACAGGTGGTGTTTACTGATCTGAAATTCAGCAACGGCACCGAAGTTGATGCGGTTGAAAGTCAGGACAACGCTAATGTGCATATCAAGCATATTCATGCCAGTCAGGCCGAACCGCTGGAAAATGCGCCGTTCATTTTGAAAAACTGGCCGGCTGGTTTTAAGACGGTGTTTTTTATTCGCAACTCGTTGCAAGCTTCGCAAAAAGCGGTGGATCATTTGCTGATCAGTGATGGATTTTCTACCGTATCGGTTTATCTGGAACCTAAAACCGAGCAGGGTGTGCAGGGTTTGCACAGTTTGGGTATGGTGAATTCTTATAGCAAGGTGATAGCCGATTCGCAAATTACGGTGCTGGGTGAAGTGCCGGCGCAAACCGTGGAAACCATTGCTCAGGGTATTGTGTTGCGGTAG
- a CDS encoding HupE/UreJ family protein, protein MKNKAKIFHILALATAVLPITVSAHPWHTSSESPDFLAGLIHPFTSADHVLTLLTIGLLFSGSDKRSLSFMPLIFVAAMLLGGGLSLAYVEIVRAGDIVQGLVFSLIVLLASGDTLSRLVGIAMVVMIGFLHGQAHVYDIWLDVDTISFTAGFALTSGVILVAIVGLIRGLNLCLTRLFQPASDGNP, encoded by the coding sequence ATGAAAAATAAGGCAAAAATTTTCCATATACTCGCTTTGGCGACTGCGGTATTACCCATAACTGTTTCAGCACATCCCTGGCATACCTCAAGTGAATCGCCTGATTTTCTGGCTGGCCTAATTCACCCGTTCACCAGCGCGGATCATGTTTTAACTTTGCTGACTATCGGTTTACTGTTTTCCGGATCAGACAAACGCAGCTTGAGTTTTATGCCACTGATATTTGTGGCTGCAATGTTGCTTGGCGGTGGACTGTCACTGGCATATGTAGAGATTGTTCGCGCTGGAGATATTGTGCAGGGTCTGGTGTTTAGTCTGATTGTGTTACTAGCGTCCGGGGACACGCTGTCACGTTTGGTAGGAATAGCGATGGTCGTCATGATAGGCTTCCTGCACGGACAAGCCCATGTTTACGATATCTGGTTGGATGTTGACACCATAAGCTTTACTGCGGGTTTTGCCTTGACCAGCGGGGTTATACTTGTCGCCATAGTCGGCTTGATCAGAGGACTTAATCTCTGTCTTACTCGACTATTCCAACCAGCATCGGACGGCAATCCCTAA
- a CDS encoding DNRLRE domain-containing protein has protein sequence MVSKIVHSGSIQIVPITLNWSESAVNWNNQPSLGLPVASGVVVKNSASFVAVDITNLVTSWLTSPAGNFGLAIQPDSKFHLTSILIDSKENTATSHPAFIDITLADIPPRQTSCRLKFLKPIKFEIRDENIYKVF, from the coding sequence TTGGTATCTAAGATAGTTCACTCAGGTAGCATTCAAATTGTCCCAATCACTCTTAATTGGAGCGAGTCTGCAGTTAATTGGAATAATCAGCCTTCGCTTGGCTTGCCGGTAGCATCTGGTGTTGTAGTTAAAAATTCGGCCAGTTTTGTTGCCGTTGATATTACCAACCTAGTAACCTCATGGCTTACCTCACCAGCAGGAAATTTTGGCTTGGCGATACAACCCGACTCTAAATTTCATCTCACATCTATTTTGATTGACAGCAAGGAAAATACTGCAACTAGTCATCCGGCTTTCATAGACATCACTTTAGCGGATATCCCCCCGCGTCAGACTAGTTGTCGTCTCAAATTTTTAAAGCCAATAAAATTTGAGATTAGAGATGAAAACATATACAAGGTATTCTGA
- a CDS encoding HupE/UreJ family protein has product MYFLQAKSVFTVLMILQSASVSAHPPGLSSLDISIQTTDVVVKITFALQDIEAFTPMDSDLDAEVTDAEREAAKPAIARLLASQLRINIDGKDYQPAQPGQMSFDDQNNALVTLVYPEVPQQQLLVQSAFLAQLPSGHQQYLTVRTANGVTLAEKMLGKTDDQLNLTLAGSNQPSAGAPTWLGAFADFFKLGIEHILTGYDHLLFLFALLAVTHSFGPALKIITFFTIAHSITLACAGLNIIELPSSFVEPVIAVTIIYVAMENVIRGDHPRGRQWLTFGFGLIHGFGFAGVLREMGISSGETGILLPLLSFNLGIETGQIAVAALVLPIIWWINNNLLIADKLLKGCSLSVCLMGTYWLLERTILS; this is encoded by the coding sequence ATGTACTTTCTACAAGCCAAATCGGTGTTTACGGTACTGATGATATTGCAATCAGCCAGTGTTTCCGCCCACCCGCCAGGCCTCAGTTCCCTGGACATATCAATTCAGACAACTGATGTGGTTGTTAAAATCACGTTTGCCTTACAGGACATTGAGGCTTTTACGCCTATGGACAGCGATCTGGATGCCGAAGTCACCGACGCCGAGCGCGAGGCTGCCAAACCGGCTATCGCCCGTTTACTGGCAAGTCAGTTACGTATTAATATAGACGGTAAAGATTACCAGCCTGCTCAACCGGGCCAAATGAGTTTTGATGATCAGAACAACGCCTTGGTGACGCTGGTTTATCCGGAAGTTCCACAACAGCAGTTACTGGTGCAATCCGCTTTTCTGGCGCAACTGCCGAGCGGCCATCAACAATATCTGACAGTGCGGACTGCAAACGGCGTTACCCTGGCGGAAAAAATGCTGGGCAAAACCGACGATCAACTCAATCTGACCCTGGCCGGCAGCAACCAGCCGTCGGCTGGAGCACCGACTTGGCTGGGCGCTTTTGCCGACTTTTTTAAGCTAGGTATCGAACATATTCTCACCGGTTATGATCATCTACTGTTTTTATTTGCGCTGCTGGCGGTTACCCACAGTTTTGGGCCGGCGCTGAAAATTATCACTTTTTTCACCATCGCCCATTCCATCACCCTGGCCTGTGCCGGGCTCAACATTATTGAACTACCCAGTAGTTTTGTGGAGCCGGTGATAGCTGTAACCATTATTTATGTAGCCATGGAAAATGTGATTCGGGGCGACCATCCCAGGGGCCGCCAGTGGCTGACTTTTGGGTTTGGCTTAATCCACGGTTTCGGGTTTGCCGGCGTGCTGCGGGAAATGGGCATATCCTCCGGTGAAACCGGCATCCTGCTGCCCTTGCTGTCTTTCAATCTGGGTATAGAAACCGGCCAGATCGCCGTGGCGGCGCTGGTTTTACCCATTATCTGGTGGATAAACAATAATTTGCTGATTGCCGACAAACTGCTCAAAGGCTGTTCGCTATCGGTGTGCCTGATGGGCACTTATTGGCTACTGGAAAGAACCATATTGAGCTGA
- a CDS encoding efflux transporter outer membrane subunit: MNKLTVLALAISLTGCFKIGPDYQKPEIAAPQQWRFAAEETRDTANLPWWEQLQDPALNKLVEQALLNNLDLKIAIANVEQFMGVYGTVRSNLFPQIFGLGSYDRQQTSSQALPFGLGKRPDTDSAQLGATMSWELDVWGQLRRAKEAAGADLLAQKAARDGVVLTLVSAVAQSYIVLRALDLDLQITKQIVASLSEENRIAKARFEEGQASEIELIQSTSELERRRAFIPYYEQQIAQTEHALSLLLGKPPGAIERGLSLNEMHFPAVPAGLPSELLMRRPDIQQAEQNLISANAKIGVARGQYFPTVTLGGNVGQASLQMAELFAPGANFWSIGSQVLGPIFTAGRIAGQVQSAEAQQQATLAGYQKAILSGFREYEDALIAGAKSNERLNTQTRRLDALQKYVHTSRVRYDEGYTYYLEVLDSLRQFYEGQIDLVQARSDRYTALIQLYRAMGGGWIVQAEQKAGLAEPSPARVLP; this comes from the coding sequence ATGAATAAGCTGACCGTATTGGCGCTTGCCATCAGTTTGACGGGTTGCTTTAAAATTGGCCCTGATTATCAAAAGCCTGAGATAGCGGCACCGCAGCAGTGGCGTTTTGCTGCCGAGGAAACCCGCGATACCGCCAATTTGCCCTGGTGGGAACAGTTGCAGGACCCTGCCTTGAATAAACTGGTCGAACAGGCACTGCTTAATAATCTTGATTTAAAGATTGCGATTGCCAATGTCGAGCAGTTTATGGGGGTTTACGGCACGGTGCGTTCCAATCTGTTTCCGCAGATTTTTGGCCTGGGCAGCTATGATCGTCAGCAGACCAGCTCTCAGGCACTTCCGTTTGGGTTGGGCAAGCGTCCTGATACTGATTCCGCGCAGCTCGGTGCCACGATGTCCTGGGAGCTGGATGTCTGGGGTCAGTTACGCCGTGCCAAGGAAGCGGCCGGTGCCGATCTGCTGGCGCAAAAAGCCGCGCGTGACGGGGTGGTGCTGACGCTGGTTAGTGCGGTTGCCCAGTCTTACATCGTGCTGCGCGCTCTGGATCTTGATCTGCAGATCACTAAGCAAATCGTTGCCAGTCTATCCGAGGAAAACCGTATTGCCAAAGCCCGTTTTGAAGAGGGGCAAGCTTCGGAAATTGAGCTGATCCAGTCAACTTCTGAGCTTGAGCGGCGCCGGGCATTTATTCCTTATTACGAACAACAAATTGCCCAAACTGAGCATGCTTTAAGTTTGTTGCTGGGTAAGCCGCCGGGTGCTATTGAACGCGGCCTGAGCTTGAATGAGATGCACTTTCCGGCGGTGCCGGCCGGTTTGCCTTCGGAATTGCTGATGCGCAGACCTGATATTCAGCAGGCTGAACAGAATCTGATCTCTGCCAACGCTAAAATCGGCGTGGCCAGAGGTCAGTATTTTCCAACGGTCACGCTGGGCGGCAATGTTGGTCAGGCCAGCTTGCAGATGGCGGAACTGTTTGCGCCTGGTGCTAATTTCTGGAGCATAGGCAGCCAGGTGCTGGGACCCATTTTTACCGCCGGCCGTATCGCTGGACAGGTTCAGTCTGCGGAAGCCCAGCAACAGGCTACTTTGGCCGGTTATCAAAAAGCCATTTTGTCGGGGTTTCGTGAGTATGAAGATGCTTTGATTGCCGGCGCCAAATCCAATGAACGGTTAAACACGCAAACCCGCCGGCTGGACGCTTTGCAAAAGTATGTGCATACCTCACGGGTACGTTATGACGAGGGTTATACGTATTACCTGGAAGTGCTGGACTCGCTGCGCCAATTTTATGAGGGTCAGATTGATTTGGTGCAGGCGCGTAGCGATCGATATACGGCTTTGATCCAGTTGTATAGAGCGATGGGCGGCGGCTGGATTGTGCAGGCGGAACAAAAGGCTGGGCTGGCTGAGCCTAGTCCGGCTAGGGTGTTGCCGTGA
- a CDS encoding TonB-dependent receptor, which produces MSTYEDIFKKKKIIIGFGIIFGISSVELQAAPNLAQAELALSPDQAKVLKKAKKQKSVKNSKQSQPETTPDRDSRVLQVESPKAEPAQTTPKKAAKQAEQSNKKPNAIKTLKVEELGEISVTAGRSRDLLGLTGSASQGVISQEQIEFRSSSRPGELVELIPGMIATQHSGSGKANQYFLRGYNLDHGTDFTTVVDGVPMNMPTHAHGQGYMDLNSMIPELVDRIEYGKGPYYAEIGDFSAAGFNKMTTMKTLPKGFLKFTGGEFDFYRTVAANSSKLGEDGNLLYAAEFQTYNGAWAVPENGHKYNGVLRYTQDHDNWGVAVNAKAYENTWTATNQIAQSAIDSGQLGLYGSLSPSDGGNTNRYSLSSNVWNKGNDWKNDANVYAVYYDLNLYSNFSGYTSGPWGDQMNQREHRVQVGGNEEFTHYDKLFGLDMDNTYGMSFRHDEIMGLGLYNTVNRQYLNTISEDNVSESTGGMYFKNQIHWHEKFRTIQALRADFINMQVDALANPFTTGSAAITGADATSVTAYSPSLAAGQLQAADPSLAAAINAANSGYRSKEMVSPKFSAIIGPWYNTEYFLNAGSGYHSNDARGTTLQITPDGSAAGSSGMITPMAWARGGEIGARSNIIPGLNSTLALWFLQSSQELVFAGDDGTTNVNGMSNRYGLEFTNYYKVNDMVTLDFDYAKSDGYFVNTPKTDYSSGGPSCPTSSATAACTGNYIPNLVGTVIATGVQVVAPNGVFGSLRLRHFGDSPLDSNGTFWAPNVDILNLSLGYKQKNYKLDFNIFNLLGETTSDIAYAYNYASTPGAGAQTGNFGIVRHPVEPRMARAGFTIYF; this is translated from the coding sequence GTGAGCACATATGAAGATATTTTCAAAAAGAAAAAAATAATTATCGGATTCGGCATTATTTTCGGGATAAGTTCTGTCGAGCTTCAGGCAGCGCCTAACCTTGCCCAAGCTGAGCTGGCATTATCTCCCGATCAGGCAAAAGTGCTTAAAAAAGCCAAAAAGCAAAAATCAGTTAAAAACTCAAAACAGTCGCAACCAGAAACAACGCCCGACCGTGATTCACGGGTACTTCAGGTCGAGTCACCGAAGGCGGAGCCTGCCCAGACAACACCCAAAAAAGCGGCTAAACAGGCTGAGCAGAGCAATAAAAAGCCAAATGCAATTAAAACTTTAAAGGTTGAAGAATTGGGAGAAATTAGTGTAACGGCAGGCCGATCCAGAGATCTGCTGGGTTTAACCGGCTCTGCTTCACAAGGTGTCATCAGCCAGGAGCAAATAGAATTCCGCTCTTCATCCCGCCCCGGCGAACTGGTGGAGCTGATTCCCGGCATGATCGCCACTCAGCACAGCGGCTCCGGCAAAGCCAACCAATATTTTTTGCGCGGTTATAATCTGGATCACGGCACCGACTTTACCACGGTGGTGGACGGGGTTCCGATGAATATGCCTACCCATGCCCACGGTCAGGGTTATATGGATCTGAACAGCATGATTCCAGAACTGGTGGATAGAATAGAATACGGTAAAGGCCCATATTATGCAGAGATCGGTGACTTTTCTGCGGCGGGCTTTAACAAAATGACTACCATGAAAACCTTGCCAAAAGGCTTTTTGAAGTTTACCGGCGGCGAGTTCGATTTTTACCGAACCGTGGCGGCCAATTCCAGCAAACTGGGCGAAGACGGCAATTTACTCTACGCCGCCGAATTCCAGACCTATAACGGTGCCTGGGCTGTGCCGGAAAACGGCCATAAATACAACGGTGTGCTGCGTTATACTCAGGATCACGACAACTGGGGGGTGGCGGTCAACGCCAAAGCTTATGAAAACACCTGGACAGCGACCAACCAGATAGCGCAAAGCGCCATAGATAGCGGACAGTTGGGGCTTTATGGCTCTTTGAGCCCTTCGGATGGCGGTAATACCAATCGTTACAGTTTATCGAGTAATGTTTGGAATAAAGGTAATGACTGGAAAAACGATGCCAATGTTTATGCGGTTTATTACGACTTAAACTTATATTCGAACTTTAGCGGCTACACCAGCGGCCCTTGGGGCGACCAGATGAACCAACGCGAACACCGGGTGCAGGTGGGTGGTAATGAAGAGTTCACCCATTATGACAAGCTGTTTGGCCTGGATATGGATAACACCTACGGCATGAGCTTTCGGCACGACGAAATCATGGGCCTGGGTTTGTATAACACCGTCAACCGTCAGTATTTGAATACCATCAGTGAAGACAATGTCTCGGAAAGTACCGGCGGCATGTACTTCAAAAACCAGATCCACTGGCACGAGAAATTCCGCACCATTCAAGCTCTGCGGGCCGATTTCATCAACATGCAGGTCGACGCGCTGGCCAACCCCTTTACCACAGGCAGTGCGGCGATAACGGGAGCTGATGCCACGAGTGTCACGGCCTATTCTCCCTCTTTAGCCGCAGGTCAGCTGCAGGCCGCCGATCCTTCCCTGGCTGCGGCCATCAATGCCGCCAATTCCGGTTATCGCTCCAAGGAAATGGTTAGCCCCAAATTTAGCGCCATCATTGGCCCCTGGTACAACACCGAATATTTCTTGAACGCCGGTTCCGGTTATCATTCCAACGACGCACGTGGTACTACACTTCAAATAACACCTGACGGCAGCGCAGCAGGTAGCAGCGGCATGATCACCCCCATGGCCTGGGCCCGCGGCGGTGAGATTGGGGCGCGAAGTAATATTATACCGGGATTGAACTCCACTTTGGCCTTATGGTTTCTGCAATCCAGTCAGGAGCTTGTATTTGCCGGTGATGATGGTACAACTAATGTAAACGGTATGTCTAATCGCTATGGCTTGGAATTTACTAATTATTACAAAGTAAATGACATGGTAACGCTGGATTTTGACTACGCCAAAAGCGATGGTTATTTTGTGAATACGCCGAAAACCGATTATTCGAGCGGCGGCCCAAGCTGCCCAACCTCCAGTGCCACTGCAGCCTGTACCGGCAACTATATCCCTAATCTGGTGGGTACTGTCATTGCCACCGGCGTTCAAGTAGTCGCGCCTAATGGCGTATTCGGTTCCTTACGTTTGCGGCATTTTGGCGATTCGCCACTGGATTCCAACGGTACCTTCTGGGCGCCGAATGTCGATATTCTCAATCTGAGCTTAGGCTACAAGCAGAAGAATTATAAACTGGATTTCAATATCTTTAATTTGCTTGGCGAAACCACCAGTGACATCGCTTATGCCTATAATTATGCCTCAACGCCTGGTGCCGGGGCGCAAACCGGCAACTTTGGCATCGTCAGGCATCCAGTTGAACCGCGCATGGCCAGAGCTGGTTTTACCATTTATTTCTAA
- a CDS encoding HupE/UreJ family protein, which yields MSPFAYIQFMRSRNFGGFWLSVGLPVTLMLAFVARQMLNFNSIGWTNGFNHPLSGWDHLLTMLAVGIWAAQLRGRAIWLLPLAFVGVMSLGGLAGAAGLALPNLEGIILLSGAVFGVLISRKIRFNNKINVLIVAFFGFCHGYAHGQEISTSASLLSYTLGFMLATLLLHGAGILVAKLVVLAIGCLFSVLFSTSALAKSAESVIDIKLNPHLVVNQSYFDGYGVGCAERSDAHQSRTMRLQSRHILWYCRQNNVGQPLIHQFQDSVNAGYNYQPRCHKATCIDYDDNQANAKDFISQDSGGGLLAGTAQFSSPVSALVNRESISHQGKQNSALGDYHTVTVKDFRLTAGENAINQLFYPSYCADCSNLDFKNYFPIINHTPGRHFLSNGVGLTSPPDLFSISAVSRQFQNNSFSLIAASSLQLSLAGFPNGNSVIKSPVLLKRDELSLAISLIWRPFVQNIRNANDFNSFSRLFNAGYPLNSSSTANINNFHWRSVTLKIPLFAEFADADQPIISFAIQQQSVRALYKTNNLDH from the coding sequence ATGTCACCCTTTGCTTACATTCAGTTTATGCGTAGCCGAAATTTCGGCGGCTTCTGGTTGTCTGTAGGTTTGCCTGTGACCCTGATGCTGGCATTTGTGGCTAGGCAAATGCTCAATTTTAACAGCATAGGCTGGACTAATGGCTTTAACCATCCCTTAAGCGGCTGGGATCATTTGCTGACCATGCTGGCGGTCGGCATCTGGGCCGCCCAGTTGCGGGGCCGGGCAATCTGGTTATTGCCGCTGGCCTTTGTGGGAGTGATGAGTCTCGGCGGTTTGGCCGGGGCGGCGGGTTTGGCGCTGCCCAATCTGGAAGGCATTATTTTGCTGTCCGGGGCGGTGTTCGGGGTCTTGATCAGCCGTAAAATCCGTTTCAATAACAAAATTAATGTGCTGATCGTGGCCTTTTTCGGCTTTTGCCACGGTTATGCCCACGGCCAGGAAATTTCCACTTCGGCCAGTCTGTTGTCTTATACGCTGGGTTTTATGCTGGCCACCCTGCTACTGCATGGTGCCGGGATTCTGGTTGCAAAACTGGTTGTACTCGCTATTGGCTGTTTATTCAGCGTTCTATTTTCCACCTCCGCTCTGGCAAAGTCTGCAGAATCGGTTATCGATATCAAACTCAATCCGCATCTAGTAGTCAACCAATCTTATTTTGACGGGTACGGCGTAGGATGCGCTGAACGCAGTGATGCGCATCAATCGCGCACGATGCGCCTTCAGAGTCGGCACATCCTCTGGTACTGCCGTCAAAATAATGTTGGTCAACCACTGATTCATCAATTTCAAGATAGTGTTAACGCTGGATACAATTACCAGCCACGATGTCATAAAGCCACTTGTATCGACTACGATGATAATCAAGCGAACGCCAAAGATTTTATCAGTCAAGATAGCGGAGGTGGGCTGTTAGCAGGAACTGCTCAGTTTTCTTCACCGGTATCGGCACTAGTGAACAGGGAATCCATCAGCCACCAGGGAAAACAAAACTCGGCGCTTGGCGATTATCACACTGTTACGGTTAAAGATTTCCGACTAACAGCGGGTGAAAATGCCATAAATCAGCTTTTTTACCCAAGCTACTGTGCAGATTGCAGTAACCTGGATTTCAAAAATTATTTTCCAATAATTAATCATACACCTGGTCGTCACTTCCTGAGCAACGGCGTTGGCTTAACTTCGCCGCCTGATTTGTTTTCCATATCTGCAGTGTCCCGTCAGTTTCAAAATAACTCTTTTTCTTTAATTGCAGCATCCAGTCTACAATTAAGTTTAGCCGGCTTCCCAAACGGCAATTCTGTCATCAAATCGCCCGTCCTCCTCAAACGTGATGAACTAAGCCTTGCTATAAGTCTTATTTGGCGGCCATTTGTTCAGAACATTCGCAACGCCAATGATTTCAACTCATTTTCGCGGCTGTTCAATGCTGGCTATCCGCTAAATTCTTCCAGTACCGCAAATATCAACAATTTTCATTGGCGGTCGGTAACGCTAAAAATCCCGCTGTTTGCAGAATTTGCCGATGCGGATCAACCCATTATTTCTTTCGCAATACAACAGCAATCAGTTAGAGCACTTTATAAAACTAATAATTTAGACCATTAG